The Henckelia pumila isolate YLH828 chromosome 2, ASM3356847v2, whole genome shotgun sequence genome includes a window with the following:
- the LOC140877760 gene encoding uncharacterized protein: MEYSSQGEPVSSAWDIANTRRRRQRNISTNEDHEAYLARRRSIYQRRRNQLRNATNENTINTTSEIGNTSTSNVQAVEEERGGVRGTSTLRPIIYNTHDSTFESGGTSAINIQSTHVEEGSNGIYTFRAQGTIYHSIGSLLPPENDRPRYMQMYIVDTDNEIDNRLLENQQLRRELLIKIQMILDQYNPFVQVFRQIGQRQDIPNCKLVIKQQKSNQRQYCQPTASQVAAVIVDNEYPENLCGRDIIVEGINGRLMNIQDIVGYYDPLQYPLLLPHGTYGWDINSRNIHGTKLTCLDFYSYRLQIRTNCSAILLRGGRLLQQYVVDNYVKIETQRLRWIRTNQNNIRSELYQGLQDCLDGGENNAGNVGRRIVLPSSFTGSPRDMYQRYQDAMALVQTYGKPDLFITMTCNPNWIEIKEQLLPGQSPQDRPDLITRVFRAKFEEFKKDIVERGVLGKVLSYSYVIEYQKRGLPHVHMLLIFEHVDKLHNPDDFDSIISAEIPTKINEPNLYDAVIRHMIHGPCGLLNPQSPCMRDGICKKKFPKSFASFTTRGNDSYPIYRRREGTYDLISDNGQMMVDNGWVVPYNPFLLLKFDCHINVEVCGGVKCVKYIYKYIHKGPDRVALELRNGQNCDEIKQYVDGRWICAPEALWRIFSFEFSRMYPLVFRLQVHLPNQQSIRFRSDQHVSDVIGDDDNSKTMLTEFFTMNKDLELTGKYLYREFTEFYRWIQSQRKWVRRMGRNKVVGRIYVVSPSEGERFYLRILLNHVRGPTSFEELMTVNGVIYTTFKEAADIRGLLQHDDYVHHCMQEACSVKMPSSLRRLFVSILVFCQPTRVRELWDEYHPYMSEDYGRSNSSNNFFITNKLLLELRRLLHQHKMKLNDFDLPMISVEFLDDSPLPRIIEDELSIQISEEDLRSVQCLNSQQRVEFETIVQSIMCNHPKLFFIDGPGGSGKTFLYRSILAYLRKKGKIIIAVATSGIAATLLPGGRTAHSRFKIPLKPTIETLCNIEKQKDLADLIRRSSGIVWDEAPMANRYAFESVNKTFQDIMENMLPFGGKTVVFGGDFRQVLPVVKRGSVQEQIAASISRSTFWNCVDVIHLHQNMRSEEDVEFSQLLLRIGDGLQHSVNGNFIKLPDSMVIPWEGDHSICQLIDVVFPNMIEYINDANYMVSRAIITPKNADVDKINEILISKFPGQKMEYVSWDFVEDDNNNLFQEEFLNSLSPSGLPPHRIVLKVGCPVMLLRNVAPELGLCNGTRLICRNLYRNFIDAEIIAGPHKGIRYFIHRMPLKSEDDSGLPFELTRKQFPIRLSFALTINKAQGQTIPNVGIFLRNHVFSHGQLYVALSRGVSQHSTKILVKDGKLHNRSGIYTKNIVYKDVNNWNLLPFFMVIKQMIFIISNIILLLHIDTQVDNSTHHGFCKFVFYKDKDN; this comes from the exons ATGGAGTATTCATCTCAAG GGGAGCCGGTATCCTCCGCTTGGGATATTGCAAACACTAGGCGGAGGCGCCAAAGAAATATTTCAACAAATGAAGATCATGAGGCATATCTTGCGCGCCGACGGTCAATATATCAAAGGCGTCGGAATCAATTAAGAAATGCAACCAATGAAAACACGATCAATACTACTTCTGAGATTGGAAATACGAGCACAAGTAACGTTCAAGCTGTAGAAGAGGAAAGAG GTGGTGTGCGAGGAACTTCTACACTACGTCCAATTATTTACAATACACATGATTCTACTTTCGAAAGCGGTGGCACAAGTGCAATCAATATTCAATCTACACATGTGGAAGAAG GTTCAAATGGGATTTATACATTTCGTGCCCAAGGTACAATATATCACTCGATTGGAAGTCTACTGCCACCTGAAAATGATCGGCCTAGATACATGCAAATGTATATTGTAGATACTGATAATGAGATAGATAACAGACTTCTAGAAAATCAACAATTGCGAAGAGAATTGTTGATAAAGATACAAATGATACTTGATCAATATAACCCCTTTGTGCAAGTCTTCCGACAAATTGGTCAGCGTCAGGATATACCTAACTGCAAACTGGTAATTAAGCAGCAGAAATCAAATCAACGTCAATATTGCCAACCAACCGCATCTCAAGTTGCAGCAGTTATTGTAGACAATGAATATCCAGAAAACTTATGTGGTAGAGATATCATAGTCGAAGGTATTAATGGACGCCTTATGAACATTCAAGATATTGTTGGCTATTATGATCCTTTACAGTATCCTCTACTTCTACCACATGGAACATATGGTTGGGACATAAATAGTCGAAATATTCACGGAACAAAACTAACATGTTTAGACTTTTATTCCTACCGTTTACAG ATACGAACAAATTGTTCAGCAATATTACTTCGGGGAGGTCGTCTGCTACAACAATATGTGGTTGATAATTATGTAAAGATCGAAACACAAAGGCTGAGATGGATTCGTACAAACCAGAATAATATTCGATCAGAACTTTACCAAGGTCTACAAGATTGTTTAGATGGCGGTGAAAATAATGCAG GAAACGTTGGTCGTAGAATAGTGCTTCCATCATCTTTCACTGGGAGCCCACGTGATATGTACCAACGATATCAAGATGCAATGGCGTTGGTCCAAACATATGGAAAGCCAGATTTATTTATTACAATGACGTGTAATCCAAATTGGATTGAAATAAAAGAGCAATTACTGCCTGGCCAGTCACCTCAAGATCGTCCGGATTTGATAACCAGAGTATTCAGAGCAAAATTTGAGGAATTCAAGAAAGATATTGTGGAGAGAGGGGTTTTGGGAAAAGTTCTTTCTTACTCATACGTCATCGAATATCAAAAGAGGGGACTGCCTCATGTTCATATGTTGCTTATATTTGAACATGTTGACAAGCTGCATAATCcagatgattttgattcaattattTCTGctgaaattccaacaaaaataAATGAACCGAATCTGTATGATGCAGTTATTCGTCATATGATACATGGACCATGTGGATTACTTAACCCTCAAAGTCCATGTATGCGAGATGGTATTTGCAAGAAGAAATTCCCCAAATCATTTGCATCATTCACTACTCGAGGAAATGATTCATATCCTATATATCGAAGACGTGAAGGCACATATGATCTTATTAGTGACAATGGTCAGATGATGGTTGACAATGGTTGGGTTGTACCATATAATCCATTTCTTCTACTAAAATTTGATTGTCATATAAATGTTGAAGTATGTGGTGGGGTAAAATGTgtcaaatatatttataaatatatacacaaaGGACCTGATAGAGTGGCATTAGAATTGCGCAATGGACAAAATTGTGATGAAATAAAACAGTATGTGGATGGAAGGTGGATTTGTGCACCCGAGGCATTATGGAGAATCTTCTCATTTGAATTCAGTCGAATGTACCCTTTGGTTTTTAGATTACAAGTACACTTACCAAATCAACAATCGATTAGGTTCAGATCAGATCAACATGTAAGTGATGTAATTGGAGATGATGATAACTCTAAAACCATGCTGACAGAATTTTTCACAATGAACAAAGATCTTGAATTGACTGGAAAGTATTTGTATAGAGAATTTACAGAATTTTACAGATGGATACAATCTCAGAGAAAATGGGTTCGACGAATGGGTAGAAACAAAGTTGTTGGGAGGATATATGTCGTGTCCCCATCTGAAGGTGAAAGGTTCTATTTGCGAATCCTTTTAAATCATGTCCGAGGGCCTACATCTTTTGAAGAACTCATGACTGTCAATGGGGTAATTTATACAACATTTAAAGAGGCAGCTGACATTCGAGGACTTCTTCAACATGATGATTATGTTCATCATTGTATGCAAGAAGCATGTTCTGTAAAAATGCCATCCTCATTAAGAAGATTATTTGTGTCCATATTGGTTTTTTGTCAACCAACACGAGTTCGAGAACTCTGGGATGAATATCACCCCTATATGTCTGAAGATTATGGTAGATCAAATTCttctaataattttttcatCACAAACAAATTGTTGCTTGAGTTGCGAAGATTGTTGCATCAGCACAAAATGAAACTCAATGATTTTGATTTACCTATGATAAGTGTTGAGTTTTTGGATGATTCACCACTCCCAAGAATAATTGAGGATGAGCTTTCTATTCAAATTTCTGAAGAAGATTTGAGATCCGTACAATGTTTAAATTCTCAACAAAGGGTGGAATTTGAAACAATTGTTCAAAGTATTATGTGCAATCATCCAaaacttttttttattgatGGCCCAGGCGGAAGTGGAAAAACTTTCTTATACCGCTCAATTTTAGCATATTTaagaaagaaaggaaaaatCATAATTGCAGTAGCAACTTCTGGAATAGCTGCAACTTTATTGCCTGGGGGTAGGACAGCACATTCACGTTTCAAAATTCCACTGAAGCCAACAATAGAAACACTATGCAACATTGAAAAACAAAAAGATCTCGCGGATTTGATCAGACGATCGTCCGGTATAGTGTGGGATGAAGCTCCGATGGCTAATCGTTATGCTTTTGAATCTGTGAACAAAACTTTTCAAGATATCATGGAAAACATGTTGCCATTTGGTGGGAAAACTGTAGTTTTTGGTGGAGATTTTCGACAAGTATTACCTGTTGTGAAAAGAGGATCGGTACAAGAACAAATTGCTGCAAGTATTTCAAGGTCAACATTCTGGAACTGTGTGGATGTAATTCATCTTCATCAAAATATGAGATCTGAAGAAGATGTTGAGTTCTCTCAATTACTACTACGCATAGGTGATGGTTTGCAACATTCTGTAAATGgtaatttcataaaattaccAGACTCGATGGTCATACCATGGGAAGGTGACCATTCAATTTGTCAATTGATTGACGTTGTTTTTCCAAATATGATTGAATATATTAATGATGCAAACTATATGGTTAGTAGAGCCATAATTACTCCAAAAAATGCCGATGTTGATAAAATTAATGAGATActtatttcaaaatttcctGGACAAAAAATGGAATATGTATCCTGGGATTTCGTGGAAGATGACAACAACAATCTTTTTCAAGAAGAGTTCTTAAACTCTCTTAGTCCAAGCGGTTTACCACCACACAGAATTGTATTAAAAGTAGGTTGTCCTGTTATGCTCTTGAGAAATGTGGCACCTGAACTTGGTCTGTGCAATGGAACAAGGTTGATATGTCGTAATCTCTATAGAAATTTCATAGATGCTGAGATTATAGCAGGTCCTCACAAAGGTATTAGGTATTTTATTCATCGAATGCCTCTAAAAAGTGAAGACGATTCTGGATTGCCATTTGAGTTGACACGTAAGCAGTTTCCGATAAGATTGAGTTTTGCTCTCACAATTAACAAAGCACAGGGTCAAACGATACCAAATGTTGGTATATTTTTACGTAATCATGTGTTCAGTCATGGTCAACTTTACGTGGCGCTTTCAAGAGGAGTTTCGCAGCattcaacaaaaattttggTCAAAGATGGAAAACTGCATAACAGATCTGGCATTTACAcaaaaaacattgtttacaaagAC GTCAACAATTGGAACCTCCTACCGTTTTTCATGGTCATTAAACAAATGATATTTATTATATCAAACATAATTCTATTGTTACATATCGACACACAG GTTGACAATTCAACTCATCATGGGTTTTGCAAATTTGTATTCTACAAAGATAAAGATAATTAG